One window from the genome of Armatimonadota bacterium encodes:
- a CDS encoding prepilin-type N-terminal cleavage/methylation domain-containing protein: protein MGKKHQGFTLIELLVVIAIIAILAAILFPVYTGAKEQANKTRCLNNMSQISKAISMYCDDNNGNTPFAWNTTQGMGIWTNSTWRTRLEGKYLKNHSVLLCPVQVHTIKPQHYDAADINAKGMPGPLITGHYGINVYITMNNGGSAYVGYRKITTVPQLTRTILVSENIDGDWSAEPWSNGATGDDGEFYYYHSGGSNKGGNFCFCDGHVSFMTVAKTESDGYYYWRILKG from the coding sequence ATGGGGAAAAAGCATCAAGGTTTCACACTTATCGAACTGCTGGTTGTTATTGCAATTATAGCAATACTGGCAGCAATTCTGTTTCCGGTGTATACAGGCGCAAAAGAACAAGCTAACAAAACCAGGTGTCTCAACAACATGTCTCAGATCAGCAAAGCAATAAGCATGTACTGCGATGACAATAACGGCAACACGCCATTTGCATGGAATACTACTCAGGGGATGGGTATATGGACAAATAGCACATGGAGGACCCGCCTGGAAGGCAAATATCTGAAAAACCACTCCGTGTTGTTGTGTCCGGTACAGGTACATACTATAAAGCCACAGCATTATGATGCGGCTGATATAAATGCCAAAGGAATGCCTGGTCCTCTGATAACCGGCCACTATGGAATCAACGTCTACATTACAATGAATAATGGGGGCTCAGCATACGTTGGATACAGAAAAATTACCACTGTCCCTCAACTTACCAGAACTATTCTAGTATCCGAAAATATAGACGGTGACTGGTCCGCGGAGCCATGGAGTAATGGGGCAACTGGCGACGATGGAGAGTTTTACTATTATCATTCCGGCGGATCCAACAAGGGCGGGAATTTCTGCTTCTGCGATGGGCATGTCTCGTTCATGACAGTAGCAAAGACTGAGTCCGATGGCTACTATTATTGGCGCATACTTAAGGGCTGA
- a CDS encoding beta-galactosidase produces MYCLLFLALLTFPSVSCDEVSLSSIDIQSCQSNVNLVSNGSFEELEAGGMPKGWRWDKGDVDASCKVDTKSALDGRISLKITNTTPAQAGINAQIVVSKPISLEPGRQYTLSAWTKSYNPGFTRIFGNMDLKYRISIPATSGKWERVSCTFTPTEKDKDFEISILSRGETNGVWLDDIRLEQGGSAALSNPSPGSRPGFRLCADNRDIEILTEGAFSVPFLVCVPKAFLGVIEADMSGKSFAKRVDLKPGFSRIVVNGMSDSAEYGTRKITLRLLEANKVISSAYANVQFYSTPYAKSRLKALGQKLPRLMAKLGQLKARGQDASYPMVSYSVLQNSTDYAVKDVDNGRTKRAISQLSDLDQIEKQLSSDLSRAMAGKLVFPSVPKWTGDTRPVIKGSSFIAPTTTFGKPGRDMRPVFFNGYGHFALAQSDIEKFPGYGINIIQMEIVPLDVFRDEGKVNDPGAGLVKTLDRAQQAGVAVNLLLSPHYIPDWMFTKYPELRKKREGFIQYCLHSPKGMELLKRHIALIINPIKDKPALHSICLSNEPQNEEEPCEYATSEWRVWLKTRHGDIATLNSHWGTHYASFDDIELPDPFKLEHEVPTPIWSDYIRWNQEFFTSWHKMLADAVHAIAPNLPVHPKVQSTTMWTTPEVIYGNDPYLYSSIMNISGNDGINVYTYGEQQFASEWLSNALTYDLQRSMKDAPIYNSENHIMWEEDYRTVPSRHIHTALWQQAIHGQSATTLWVWETADSPDIEARPFYGCILYRPACARAVGIVNNDLNRAAKEVTALQEAPFQVQILHSTSAMAYRERGYESCFKNLYTALDFSGVKVGFVTERQLEGGIMPQTSVLFVPDVRHLSNAAFAALKNYKGRIVMLGDQSLGFDEYDKPRSDRLASTSILYSRATALHDLWKSLVSETVKLNLRPRVEVLDDKGGYVWGVEWRQADTADGTLINMCNYLNNPVSVKLHIKGKGVKAVDVLTGEIVSGVTKLQPLETRLLRVRNQ; encoded by the coding sequence GTGTATTGTCTTCTCTTTCTTGCCCTTCTCACGTTCCCAAGCGTTTCATGTGATGAGGTAAGCCTCTCCTCAATTGATATACAATCCTGCCAGTCCAATGTCAACCTTGTTTCAAACGGCAGCTTCGAAGAGTTGGAAGCGGGCGGCATGCCCAAAGGATGGCGATGGGACAAGGGCGATGTAGATGCATCCTGCAAAGTCGATACAAAATCGGCTCTGGATGGACGTATTTCTCTCAAGATTACAAATACCACTCCTGCACAGGCTGGTATTAACGCTCAGATTGTTGTTTCCAAGCCTATTTCACTTGAACCCGGCAGACAATATACACTAAGCGCATGGACCAAATCGTATAATCCGGGTTTTACCCGTATATTTGGCAACATGGATCTAAAATACCGTATCTCCATTCCCGCAACAAGCGGTAAATGGGAGCGTGTATCTTGCACATTCACCCCCACAGAAAAAGACAAAGACTTCGAGATAAGCATTCTTTCCAGGGGCGAGACAAACGGTGTCTGGCTCGATGACATAAGGCTGGAGCAGGGCGGCAGCGCCGCTCTCAGCAATCCCAGCCCTGGTTCGAGGCCTGGCTTTCGTCTCTGTGCGGACAACAGAGATATAGAAATATTGACTGAGGGCGCTTTCAGCGTTCCTTTCTTAGTGTGTGTTCCAAAGGCTTTTTTGGGTGTGATTGAGGCCGACATGTCCGGCAAGAGCTTCGCAAAGCGTGTTGACCTGAAGCCGGGGTTTTCTAGGATAGTCGTGAATGGCATGTCGGATAGCGCGGAATATGGTACGAGAAAAATCACACTGCGGCTTCTGGAAGCAAACAAAGTGATATCCTCGGCTTACGCAAACGTTCAGTTTTATTCTACGCCGTATGCGAAGTCTCGCCTCAAAGCACTTGGGCAAAAATTGCCAAGACTAATGGCAAAACTCGGACAGCTAAAAGCGCGCGGGCAGGATGCTTCCTATCCAATGGTGAGCTATAGTGTGCTGCAAAACTCAACCGACTATGCCGTCAAAGATGTCGACAACGGCCGCACAAAGCGCGCAATTTCACAGCTATCGGATCTGGATCAAATTGAAAAGCAGCTAAGCAGTGATTTGAGTAGGGCAATGGCGGGCAAGCTTGTATTTCCATCTGTGCCAAAATGGACCGGTGACACCCGTCCCGTTATCAAAGGCAGTTCTTTTATCGCGCCCACAACCACCTTCGGAAAGCCTGGTCGTGATATGCGCCCGGTCTTTTTCAACGGATACGGTCACTTTGCCCTTGCTCAATCGGATATCGAGAAGTTTCCAGGTTATGGGATAAACATCATTCAAATGGAAATTGTGCCTTTGGACGTTTTTCGAGATGAAGGCAAAGTCAATGATCCCGGCGCTGGACTGGTAAAAACTCTCGACAGGGCACAGCAAGCCGGGGTTGCAGTCAATCTCCTGCTTTCTCCTCACTACATACCCGACTGGATGTTCACCAAGTATCCCGAGCTTAGGAAAAAGCGTGAGGGCTTCATTCAGTATTGTCTTCACTCTCCTAAGGGGATGGAACTGCTCAAGCGTCATATAGCGCTGATAATAAATCCGATCAAGGATAAGCCGGCGCTCCACAGCATATGTCTTTCCAATGAGCCTCAAAATGAAGAGGAGCCGTGCGAGTATGCGACAAGCGAGTGGCGCGTATGGCTTAAAACTCGTCATGGTGATATCGCTACTCTCAACTCCCATTGGGGGACTCATTATGCAAGTTTTGACGATATAGAGCTTCCCGATCCGTTCAAGCTGGAGCATGAGGTCCCGACGCCAATATGGTCGGACTATATTCGCTGGAACCAGGAGTTCTTCACGAGTTGGCACAAGATGCTGGCGGATGCGGTTCATGCCATTGCGCCGAACCTGCCCGTTCATCCCAAGGTCCAGTCGACGACCATGTGGACCACTCCCGAGGTTATTTACGGCAACGATCCTTATCTATATTCGTCGATCATGAATATAAGCGGCAACGACGGCATCAATGTTTACACATACGGTGAGCAGCAGTTTGCAAGCGAATGGCTCTCGAACGCTCTCACTTACGACTTGCAGAGATCGATGAAAGACGCTCCTATATACAATTCAGAAAACCACATTATGTGGGAGGAGGATTACAGGACAGTTCCTTCCCGGCACATTCATACGGCGTTGTGGCAGCAGGCAATCCACGGTCAGAGCGCTACTACTCTGTGGGTCTGGGAGACTGCGGATTCTCCGGATATAGAGGCGAGGCCTTTTTACGGATGCATCTTGTATCGGCCTGCCTGTGCAAGAGCAGTCGGCATAGTAAATAATGATTTGAACCGTGCAGCCAAAGAGGTCACTGCGCTGCAGGAGGCTCCTTTCCAGGTGCAGATTCTGCACTCAACCAGCGCAATGGCGTATCGCGAGAGAGGATATGAGTCTTGTTTTAAGAACCTCTATACCGCTCTGGACTTTAGCGGCGTCAAGGTCGGGTTCGTCACCGAAAGGCAATTGGAGGGCGGCATTATGCCCCAAACATCGGTGCTCTTTGTGCCGGACGTCAGGCATCTCTCGAATGCGGCGTTTGCAGCATTGAAGAATTATAAGGGTCGAATAGTTATGCTGGGCGACCAATCACTTGGGTTTGATGAATACGATAAGCCAAGGTCGGATCGACTCGCTTCTACTTCCATATTATATAGTAGGGCAACTGCCCTGCACGATTTGTGGAAATCGCTCGTCTCTGAGACGGTCAAACTGAATTTACGACCTCGCGTGGAGGTGCTGGACGACAAGGGCGGCTATGTGTGGGGAGTAGAGTGGCGTCAGGCCGATACAGCCGATGGGACTCTAATCAATATGTGCAATTATCTGAATAACCCGGTCAGCGTAAAACTCCATATAAAAGGAAAGGGCGTGAAAGCCGTCGATGTCCTGACAGGTGAGATCGTGTCGGGAGTAACTAAGCTCCAGCCGCTTGAGACGCGGCTTTTGAGAGTGAGGAATCAATAA
- a CDS encoding beta-galactosidase, translated as MTKRVLSLAVFLLCACCAIAYGDDVRLSSIKVQPAKVNVNLLPNGGFESIDANGMPIGWNWNKRNTDAVCIVDESTAIGGKRCLKFTNTVPLEPGHTALLSMTKDIVIEPGKTYTLSAWVKSNDAMLGLICGDKGWRYRALLPNTGGKWEPVSVTFSADKADTSFSPFLQIESPTTGLWLDDVKFEEGGCATYDALPGEPAKSVQVWPESKNVEVMTDGAFSVPFALKVSKMFSGTVDVSLSTSRKQILQRVNMKPGIYRITVNGSSISAGYQPRIVKVRLLDGKHGLAAAATSVQFYSHAYTKFHLQSLEQKLPCLKAKLDELKKRGQDVSYPMVSYTVLENFTGYAELDADKDELRRAVLQLYDMEKMETQLEQELTQALDGKLTFAAVPRWTGDTRPIIKSSSFIAPTVTPGKPGREMRPVFFTGYGHFSQVQADIEKFPNYGINIVQIIAGPWCVFPEEGRVDASHSRSIRDLLDRAQKAGVAANVLISLPWIPAWDVQKIRARGGDADHYLRSPECMELTERYLQELIPLIKDHPALHSICLTNEPGYGGDTSEYAVRDWHAYLAKRHGDINTLNSRWGTNYASFDDIKLPYNDKDPDNPAGRRLDCVRWNQEFLAGWHKWVGDIIHKVAPNLPVHAKVQTFTTLDYMYADFGNDAYLYSQATDINGNDSMNWYSFGRGEFAQGWMQHTRGHDLQRSVKDAPVFNSENHPIGDKEIRYIPGAQVRTTLWQEAIHGQSATTIWVWERTFDRLYDFAGSIMHRPACAAAAGLVNLDLNRAAYEVTALQQAPAQVQILQDTSASVYEGESYDTCSIKTYMALGFCCVKIGYITERQLEDGILPTAPVVFVPNARHLSDAAFRTLQNYKGRVVMVGDGLLTCDEYGRRRDMNISADTMPYTPTKTTAHDLWKSLLAKLSEWGVSPNIELVDAKGNPVWGVESKEAIISGGTVINLCNYLNKPVCVKLSSNEKEIKAVDVLTGKSVSILRLEPLDYRLLKANN; from the coding sequence ATGACCAAAAGAGTGTTGTCTCTGGCGGTTTTTCTGCTTTGCGCATGCTGCGCTATCGCATACGGCGATGATGTGCGCCTTTCGTCTATTAAAGTGCAACCCGCAAAGGTGAACGTCAATCTGCTGCCTAACGGCGGTTTCGAGTCTATTGATGCGAACGGAATGCCGATTGGCTGGAACTGGAACAAGCGTAATACGGATGCCGTCTGCATCGTGGATGAGAGCACGGCTATTGGTGGGAAGAGGTGCCTGAAGTTTACAAACACTGTTCCTCTCGAACCGGGCCATACGGCGCTGCTGTCGATGACCAAAGATATTGTGATCGAACCCGGCAAGACCTATACCCTGAGCGCATGGGTCAAATCGAATGATGCGATGCTCGGTCTGATATGCGGCGACAAAGGCTGGCGGTATCGTGCGCTGCTTCCGAATACTGGCGGCAAATGGGAGCCTGTGTCGGTGACATTTAGCGCGGACAAAGCGGATACGAGCTTCAGCCCGTTCCTGCAGATTGAAAGCCCGACAACGGGTCTGTGGCTTGACGATGTCAAGTTCGAGGAAGGCGGCTGCGCTACATACGATGCTCTTCCCGGTGAACCGGCAAAATCGGTTCAGGTATGGCCGGAAAGTAAAAACGTTGAAGTCATGACTGACGGCGCGTTCAGTGTGCCGTTTGCCCTCAAAGTGTCCAAGATGTTTTCCGGAACAGTAGATGTAAGCCTTTCCACATCCAGGAAGCAAATTCTGCAGCGAGTGAATATGAAGCCGGGAATTTATCGGATTACAGTAAACGGCAGTTCGATCAGCGCAGGATATCAGCCGAGGATCGTAAAAGTCCGTCTTCTTGACGGCAAACACGGACTTGCCGCGGCTGCGACAAGTGTTCAGTTTTATTCTCATGCGTATACCAAGTTTCATTTGCAGAGCTTGGAGCAGAAGCTGCCTTGTCTGAAGGCCAAACTCGACGAACTGAAAAAGCGCGGGCAGGACGTATCCTATCCGATGGTGAGCTATACTGTTCTGGAGAACTTCACCGGTTACGCCGAGTTGGACGCGGACAAGGACGAGCTCAGACGCGCTGTGCTGCAGCTATATGATATGGAGAAGATGGAGACCCAGCTTGAGCAGGAACTGACTCAAGCGCTGGACGGTAAGCTTACGTTCGCTGCGGTCCCTCGCTGGACGGGAGACACACGCCCCATAATAAAAAGCAGTTCGTTCATAGCGCCGACAGTCACGCCCGGCAAACCGGGACGTGAGATGAGACCGGTGTTTTTTACGGGCTACGGTCACTTCAGCCAGGTGCAGGCGGATATCGAAAAATTCCCCAACTATGGCATCAATATAGTTCAAATTATTGCCGGACCCTGGTGTGTATTTCCCGAGGAGGGCAGAGTCGATGCAAGCCATTCCAGGTCGATCAGGGATTTGTTGGATCGTGCTCAAAAGGCAGGGGTCGCAGCTAATGTGCTGATAAGCCTGCCGTGGATTCCCGCGTGGGATGTCCAGAAGATTCGCGCGCGCGGCGGTGATGCGGATCATTATCTGCGCTCGCCTGAGTGCATGGAACTGACCGAACGCTACTTGCAGGAATTGATCCCGCTTATAAAGGACCATCCGGCTCTTCACAGCATATGCCTAACAAACGAGCCGGGCTATGGCGGAGATACCAGCGAGTATGCGGTTCGAGACTGGCATGCGTACCTTGCTAAGCGCCACGGTGATATCAATACTCTCAACAGCCGTTGGGGGACAAACTACGCGAGCTTTGATGATATCAAACTGCCGTATAATGACAAGGACCCTGATAATCCGGCAGGCAGACGTTTGGACTGTGTTCGCTGGAACCAGGAGTTTTTGGCAGGCTGGCACAAGTGGGTTGGTGATATTATTCATAAGGTCGCGCCGAATCTGCCCGTGCATGCCAAGGTCCAGACATTTACAACGCTCGATTATATGTATGCAGACTTCGGTAATGACGCCTATCTGTATAGCCAGGCGACAGACATCAACGGCAACGACAGCATGAACTGGTACAGCTTCGGGCGCGGAGAGTTCGCCCAGGGCTGGATGCAGCACACCAGGGGTCACGATCTGCAGAGGTCTGTAAAGGATGCTCCTGTTTTCAACTCGGAGAACCATCCGATAGGTGACAAGGAGATCAGATACATTCCGGGAGCGCAGGTTCGCACGACTCTCTGGCAGGAGGCGATTCACGGCCAAAGCGCAACTACTATCTGGGTCTGGGAGCGCACATTCGACAGGCTCTATGATTTCGCGGGTAGCATAATGCACCGCCCGGCATGCGCCGCCGCCGCAGGTTTGGTAAACCTCGATCTTAACCGAGCAGCATATGAGGTTACGGCCTTGCAACAGGCTCCTGCGCAGGTGCAGATTCTACAAGATACGAGCGCATCTGTCTATGAAGGCGAAAGCTATGACACATGCTCGATCAAGACATATATGGCTCTGGGATTTTGCTGCGTCAAGATAGGCTATATCACTGAGAGGCAGTTGGAAGACGGAATATTGCCGACCGCACCGGTTGTATTTGTGCCTAACGCCAGGCATTTATCTGATGCGGCATTTCGCACACTGCAAAACTACAAGGGCCGCGTAGTAATGGTCGGCGATGGACTGCTTACCTGCGACGAATATGGCCGTCGCAGAGATATGAATATTTCTGCAGACACAATGCCGTATACCCCGACAAAGACAACAGCTCACGATCTATGGAAGTCGCTGCTTGCCAAGCTCTCAGAGTGGGGTGTGAGCCCAAATATAGAGCTGGTGGATGCGAAGGGCAATCCGGTTTGGGGTGTGGAGTCCAAAGAGGCCATTATATCCGGCGGCACAGTGATTAACCTATGCAATTATCTTAACAAGCCTGTTTGCGTCAAGCTCAGCTCAAATGAAAAAGAGATAAAAGCTGTTGACGTGCTCACAGGCAAGAGTGTGTCAATTCTTCGGCTTGAGCCGCTCGACTATAGGCTGCTGAAGGCAAACAACTAA
- a CDS encoding beta-galactosidase has product MYRFLIIATILGMACCAANGDDVKLAAISVRPNSVNANLIANGGFEQIGENSFPTGWSWNRNNTDASCVLDTASAAGGQRSLKFVSTTPMEAAYTALLTGSGIIKIEPGKLYTISAWAKTTDPGLASIITGNAWQYRLSLEPTGGKWEPFSLTFVPGELSKEVHTYFQIESATKGILLDEVKLEAGPRATFDAVPDELSDRVGLWSASSHMQVNGEGEFVVPFVLYVPKDISGTLEASISTSKSRISRMVSLARGIYQIDVDGLAASAVFIPRQVNLRLIEGKQTASASTNVRFYSEKYAKACLDEIDQKLPGLKTNLELLNARGQDISYPQVSYTVLENFVGYAREDGEKGEAERMIEQANDMKAILTRLETDVSEALAGKRKFPAVPRWTGDTRPVVKGSSFIAPTTTPGKPGRQVRPVFFTGYGHFSQVQSDLEKFPGYGTNIIQMETSPGNVLPSDGVVNDEPARSVLKLLDRARSAGVAVNLLLSPHYMPAWAYEKYPDLKKKRESFIQYCTHDPDGQELLKKYISAVVTPIKDHPALHSICISNEPINVEEPCEYAELGWHSWLEKRHGDIATLNARWQTNYASFDDVKLPNPFDADCKKPIGRWVDYVRWNQEFFAGWHKMLADAVHAAAPNVPVHAKAMTYTFSDPNSIRFGVDAYLFGSVCDINGNDTMDWCNFGSGDFAQGWMTEARGHDLQRSVKDAPVFNSENHIMGDKDSRYVPASQVRAALWQGAIHGQSATTIWVWERTLDQASDFYGNIMHRPACARAVGIVNCDLNRAAKEVTAIQQTPVQVQILHDTSALTLDGDGYSPCAMKLYMALSFTGVKIGFVTERQLEDGIMPSAPVLFIPNASYLSDSAFKTLHGYKGRLVTLGGEPLAYNEYGQSRQTKLASDIIEYTPGKTYADDLWKSLLSKLPGWNVKNQVKLTDAKGKPVWGVEYLQACTSNGTIVNMCNYLNNAENVKLSSGGKAVKAVDVLTGKSVSGVIKLQPLEVRLLKIAQTGGK; this is encoded by the coding sequence GTGTATCGATTTCTTATTATTGCAACAATACTAGGCATGGCTTGCTGCGCCGCCAATGGTGACGATGTCAAGCTGGCTGCAATCAGCGTTCGCCCCAACAGCGTCAACGCCAATCTCATTGCAAACGGCGGCTTCGAGCAGATCGGAGAGAATTCTTTTCCAACCGGTTGGAGCTGGAATAGAAACAACACTGATGCAAGTTGTGTTTTAGACACAGCATCGGCTGCCGGTGGGCAGAGGTCGCTGAAATTTGTTAGCACTACTCCGATGGAGGCAGCATATACCGCTCTGCTGACGGGTTCCGGCATCATTAAGATCGAGCCGGGCAAGCTGTACACCATAAGCGCATGGGCGAAGACGACCGACCCCGGGCTTGCATCGATTATCACGGGCAATGCGTGGCAATACAGGCTGAGCCTGGAGCCGACGGGCGGTAAGTGGGAGCCTTTTTCGCTCACGTTTGTGCCCGGTGAGCTGAGCAAAGAGGTTCATACGTATTTTCAGATCGAGAGTGCGACTAAAGGCATATTGCTCGATGAGGTGAAGCTCGAAGCAGGTCCGCGCGCCACGTTTGACGCTGTTCCCGATGAGTTGAGCGACAGGGTTGGGCTGTGGTCGGCAAGCAGCCATATGCAGGTGAATGGCGAAGGGGAGTTTGTTGTTCCTTTTGTCCTTTACGTCCCCAAAGACATTTCCGGTACACTCGAAGCGAGTATCTCGACGTCCAAGTCGCGCATCAGCCGGATGGTCAGCCTGGCAAGGGGGATATATCAGATAGATGTGGACGGTTTGGCGGCTAGCGCCGTCTTTATCCCCAGACAGGTAAACCTCCGCTTGATCGAAGGTAAGCAGACAGCATCGGCAAGCACGAATGTAAGGTTCTATTCAGAGAAGTACGCAAAGGCATGCCTCGATGAGATAGATCAGAAGCTGCCCGGCCTCAAGACCAATCTGGAACTGCTTAATGCCCGCGGCCAGGACATATCTTACCCTCAAGTCTCATACACCGTGCTCGAAAACTTTGTCGGTTATGCTCGGGAGGACGGCGAGAAGGGCGAGGCAGAGCGCATGATCGAGCAAGCAAACGATATGAAGGCCATCCTGACAAGACTCGAAACGGATGTCTCCGAGGCTCTTGCGGGTAAGCGCAAGTTCCCAGCGGTCCCAAGATGGACGGGCGACACACGTCCGGTCGTAAAGGGCAGTTCGTTCATTGCACCCACGACCACACCAGGCAAACCGGGGCGGCAGGTTCGCCCGGTCTTCTTTACCGGTTACGGTCACTTCAGCCAGGTTCAAAGCGATCTGGAGAAATTCCCCGGCTACGGCACAAATATTATTCAGATGGAAACATCTCCTGGTAATGTGCTGCCGTCCGACGGAGTTGTGAATGACGAGCCTGCTCGTTCGGTGCTGAAACTGCTTGACAGGGCGCGCAGCGCCGGAGTTGCCGTCAATCTCCTGCTGAGCCCGCACTACATGCCTGCTTGGGCATATGAGAAATATCCTGACCTGAAAAAGAAACGTGAGAGCTTTATACAATATTGTACGCATGACCCGGACGGCCAGGAACTGCTCAAGAAATATATCTCGGCAGTCGTCACACCGATCAAAGATCATCCTGCTCTGCACAGCATATGTATTTCCAATGAACCGATCAATGTGGAAGAGCCATGTGAATATGCCGAGCTTGGCTGGCATAGCTGGCTCGAGAAGCGTCACGGCGATATCGCCACACTAAATGCCAGATGGCAGACGAATTATGCGAGCTTTGATGATGTAAAGCTCCCTAACCCGTTCGACGCAGACTGCAAGAAACCGATCGGTAGATGGGTGGACTACGTCCGTTGGAACCAAGAGTTCTTCGCGGGTTGGCACAAGATGCTTGCCGACGCCGTGCATGCCGCAGCTCCCAATGTCCCCGTTCATGCCAAAGCTATGACATATACATTCTCTGATCCTAACAGTATAAGGTTCGGGGTAGATGCATATCTTTTTGGGAGTGTGTGCGACATCAACGGCAACGACACAATGGACTGGTGCAATTTCGGCAGCGGCGATTTTGCTCAGGGCTGGATGACTGAAGCCAGGGGACATGATCTTCAAAGATCGGTAAAGGATGCTCCGGTCTTCAATTCAGAAAACCACATAATGGGGGATAAGGACTCCAGATATGTACCTGCGTCGCAAGTAAGAGCGGCGCTGTGGCAGGGGGCTATTCACGGCCAGAGCGCCACAACTATATGGGTCTGGGAGCGCACACTTGACCAGGCCAGCGACTTTTATGGCAACATAATGCACCGGCCAGCATGCGCGAGAGCGGTCGGGATAGTCAACTGCGATTTGAACCGTGCAGCGAAGGAGGTCACCGCAATCCAGCAGACTCCCGTGCAGGTGCAAATTCTGCACGATACCAGCGCGCTCACTCTCGATGGGGACGGTTACAGCCCCTGCGCGATGAAGCTATATATGGCGCTGAGCTTTACAGGCGTGAAGATAGGATTCGTGACTGAACGCCAGTTGGAAGATGGGATCATGCCCAGCGCGCCGGTGTTGTTTATACCTAATGCCTCTTATTTATCCGATTCGGCGTTCAAGACACTGCATGGATATAAGGGCAGGTTGGTGACTCTGGGAGGCGAGCCGTTGGCATATAACGAATATGGCCAGTCGAGGCAGACAAAGCTTGCTTCGGATATTATTGAGTATACTCCCGGCAAGACTTACGCAGACGATTTATGGAAGTCGCTATTATCCAAGCTGCCTGGCTGGAATGTAAAAAATCAAGTAAAGCTGACTGATGCAAAGGGCAAGCCTGTCTGGGGTGTCGAGTACCTGCAAGCGTGTACCTCAAACGGAACGATTGTCAATATGTGCAACTATCTAAATAATGCCGAAAACGTCAAACTATCAAGTGGCGGCAAGGCCGTGAAAGCAGTGGATGTGCTTACGGGCAAGTCCGTTTCGGGCGTAATAAAGCTCCAGCCTCTCGAAGTCCGGCTGCTGAAGATCGCACAGACCGGAGGAAAGTAA